A genome region from Etheostoma cragini isolate CJK2018 chromosome 4, CSU_Ecrag_1.0, whole genome shotgun sequence includes the following:
- the LOC117943697 gene encoding tensin-2-like isoform X4, protein MEHVMDRHYDFDLTYITERIISVFFPPDLEEQRYRSNLQEVASMMKSKHQDKFMLLNLSEKRHDITRLNPKVQDYGWPDVHAPPLDRICAVCKAMETWLTSDPHNVVVLHCKGNKGKTGVIVAAYMHYSKISAGADQALTTLAMRKFCEDKVSSSLQPSQNRYIYYFGGLLSGTIKMNSSPLFLHQILIPSLPNFQAGGGFYPFLKIYQSLQLVYTSGLYDPQSSRARKLCVTMEPALLLKGDIMVKCYHRRCRAAEREVVFRVQFHTCTVHGAQLWFGKTELDLACSDDRFPPDATVEFIFSNGPEKMKGREYRKNDASIKVNYNTSDPVVRWDSYENFNLHHQDSIENICHTRGPLDGSLYAQVRKRRGPGSTASAASPNGCVTSSPTVKPQTPSQTQSLAYTSDSSRSSVPFDRLEDASPSINRPEKGNTDFPIRREDEEDEAKEKRRGKEKDRETAILDDGDPQSPLGLRREHSFCGRAGPTCGDSGWERERKPCLSDVHCLGRCNSIKKNPKSQTLPTLPCKSVSPPPHSTHMELCHRHSAHPLPELPWERPPPAPPLPCLIRPCYPYSTTEHNHPHSHTLPALNRLCTGEGCHLLHYSSHNPASHLSHQSLPSSPYREMFFSSPTPSSGCHCREFSSRREHQSASVRAFHPLHPDQSENCWSQRAGVQRTREVPPLLESENPWEVAREAEFWQCKSAMPAFHVCHPLDQSPNLEPRYAIGPHQGYPSPQSLMDVRDGASSGYHTPLQPRHSCPCSPYQSSPAESHESRGYASGYHSGSASPLPASSPSPGRGRLPETPSGSRDQQHAEHRKEEAKADLEDDKSQGSEGKSDSNGQLSTPGLDSDPDYTIIGNSSPTHTEDSVTADSHSQSQETSTHLESSSNSSKAITPVPREAESQSSNISINSPQPSSEQSLSSDGTLGAAKITRGAEGSNQLQTSNYATVIITPVQVQLNGSALPSDTTSDSSRGVSLNPSVSLSSSPSTTSPNSPIGSPDLQSYPQRSTSATDIAVQRLSPERDSSADTKPPSPVPEGYHTPTFPLASYYYPLLNIPHIPYTGYTAVTIPAIQPPLPEKKRLSSTPGSLNGHNSLLRASSASSPTHHVTFSTSVGEQRWGSSQHSCREEADIRVNAKFVQDSSKFWYKPGISRDQAIAVLKDKQPGTFLIRDSNSFQGAYGLALKVATPPANANVTGSKGDPLEQLVRHFLVETGPRGVKIKGCQNESYFGSLSALVYQHSITPISLPCALRIPEKDLVGELQEMQSATNTSTAADLLKQGAACNVLYLNSVETESLTGPEAISKSTKCTLALSPRPVATVVHFKVSAQGITLTDSKRRLFFRRHYPINSVTFSSLNPQDQRWTNSDSTSSKMFGFVARRTGSATENVCHLFAEMDPEQPAVAIVNFINKVMLGPQLRR, encoded by the exons ATGGAGCATGTGATGGATCGTCACTATGACTTTGACCTCACCTACATCACGGAGAGGATCATCTCTGTCTTCTTCCCGCCGGACCTGGAGGAGCAGCGGTACCGCAGTAACTTACAGGAAGTGGCCTCCATGATGAAATCTAAGCACCaagacaagttcatg TTACTGAATTTATCAGAGAAGAGACATGACATCACCAGACTTAACCCAAAG GTGCAGGACTACGGCTGGCCTGATGTTCACGCCCCACCTTTGGACAGGATTTGTGCTGTTTGTAAAGCCATGGAGACCTGGCTGACCTCTGATCCCCACAATGTGGTGGTCCTGCACTGCAAG GGAAACAAAGGGAAGACGGGGGTCATTGTGGCAGCCTACATGCACTACAGCAAGATATCAGCTGG AGCGGACCAGGCTCTTACCACTCTAGCTATGAGAAAGTTCTGTGAAGACAAAGTCTCCTCTTCCCTACAGCCCTCTCAGAACAG GTACATCTACTACTTTGGTGGGTTGCTGTCAGGTACCATCAAAATGAACAGCAGTCCTCTGTTCCTCCACCAGATCCTAATTCCATCACTACCAAACTTCCAGGCGGGAGGAG GTTTCTATCCATTCCTAAAAATCTACCAATCTCTACAGCTTGTCTACACTTCAGGCCTCTA tgatCCCCAGAGCTCAAGGGCAAGGAAGCTGTGTGTGACTATGGAGCCAGCACTATTATTAAAGGGAGATATTATG GTGAAATGCTACCACCGGCGGTGTCGAGCCGCAGAGAGGGAGGTGGTGTTCAGAGTTCAGTTTCACACCTGCACTGTCCACGGAGCCCAGCTATGGTTTGGCAAGACTGAACTGGACTTGGCCTGCTCAG ATGACAGGTTCCCTCCAGATGCTACAGTCGAGTTTATCTTCTCTAATGGgccagagaaaatgaaag GTCGAGAATACCGCAAGAATGATGCCTCCATCAAAGTGAACTACAACACCTCAGACCCTGTGGTCAGATGGGATTCTTATGAGAACTTTAACCTGCACCACCAAGACAGCATTGAAA ATATCTGTCATACAAGGGGCCCTCTGGACGGCAGCCTCTACGCCCAGGTGAGGAAGCGCCGTGGGCCGGGCTCGACGGCCTCAGCAGCGTCACCCAACGGATGTGTCACTAGCAGCCCAACAGTCAAGCCTCAAACTCCCAGCCAGACCCAGTCACTCGCCTACACATCTGACTCTAGCCGCTCCTCAGTCCCCTTTGACCGCCTAGAAGATGCCTCTCCGTCCATAAACCGCCcagaaaaaggaaacactgacTTTCCAATAAGGAGAGAAGACGAGGAAGATGAAGccaaggaaaaaagaagagggaaagagaaggatAGAGAGACAGCAATTTTAGATGACGGAGATCCGCAAAGTCCTTTGGGTTTGAGGCGAGAGCACTCGTTTTGCGGTCGAGCAGGCCCAACGTGTGGTGACAGCGGATGGGAGAGGGAACGAAAGCCCTGCCTCTCTGATGTCCATTGTCTTGGCCGTTGCAACAGCATTAAAAAGAATCCAAAAAGCCAAACTCTGCCGACCTTACCATGCAAATCTGTGTCCCCGCCTCCTCATTCAACTCATATGGAACTCTGCCACCGACATAGTGCCCATCCTTTACCTGAGCTACCATGGGAACGTCCACCCCCGGCCCCACCCCTGCCCTGTCTCATCAGGCCTTGCTACCCTTATTCCACAACTGAACACAACCACCCACACAGCCACACCCTCCCAGCCCTAAACAGACTCTGCACTGGGGAAGGATGTCACCTCCTCCATTATTCTAGTCACAATCCGGCCTCTCATCTCTCCCATCAATCACTGCCTTCAAGCCCTTACAGGGAAATGTTCTTCAGCTCTCCAACACCGTCCTCTGGTTGCCACTGTCGGGAATTCTCCAGCAGGCGAGAGCACCAATCagcctcagttagagcattccACCCATTGCACCCCGACCAATCAGAAAATTGCTGGTCCCAAAGAGCAGGGGTCCAACGAACAAGAGAGGTGCCTCCACTATTAGAAAGTGAAAATCCGTGGGAGGTGGCGAGAGAGGCCGAGTTCTGGCAATGCAAATCAGCCATGCCGGCATTTCATGTTTGCCACCCTTTGGATCAGAGTCCAAACCTGGAGCCTAGATATGCCATTGGACCTCATCAGGGATACCCCAGCCCCCAGTCTCTGATGGATGTGCGGGATGGAGCCAGCAGTGGTTACCACACCCCTCTACAGCCCCGTCACTCCTGTCCCTGCTCTCCTTATCAATCATCCCCGGCCGAGAGCCATGAGAGCAGGGGTTACGCCTCAGGGTACCACTCTGGATCAGCCTCGCCTCTTCCTGCTAGTAGCCCCTCTCCTGGGAGAGGCAGGCTGCCCGAGACTCCCTCTGGATCTCGAGACCAGCAGCATGCTGAACATCGCAAAG AAGAGGCCAAGGCTGATTTGGAAGATGACAAATCCCAGGGTTCAGAGGGTAAATCGGACTCTAATGGACAGTTAAGTACCCCTGGGCTGGACTCTGATCCTGACTACACAATCATTGGAAACAgcagccccacacacacagaagacag TGTAACTGCTGACAGTCATTCTCAAAGCCAAGAAACCTCTACACATCTGGAGTCCAGCTCAAATAGCAGCAAAGCCATCACACCAGTACCAAGAGAAGCAGAATCCCAAAGTTCCAACATATCCATAAATTCCCCACAACCATCAAGTGAGCAGAGTTTGAGCTCTGATGGTACGCTTGGAGCAGCCAAGATCACAAGAGGTGCAGAGGGATCTAACCAATTACAGACTTCAAACTATGCCACTGTCATTATCACCCCAGTCCAAGTCCAACTGAATGGCTCGGCCCTTCCTAGTGATACCAcatctgacagcagcagaggggTATCCTTGAACCCTTCTGTCAGTCTTAGTTCTAGTCCTTCCACCACTTCCCCAAATTCTCCTATTGGTTCCCCAGACCTTCAGTCTTACCCTCAGCGCTCTACATCAGCTACGGACATAGCGGTACAAAGACTGAGTCCGGAAAGAGACAGCTCAGCCGACACCAAACCCCCATCACCTGTGCCTGAGGGATATCATACACCAACCTTCCCCTTAGCGTCTTATTACTACCCATTACTAAACATCCCTCACATACCATACACCGGGTACACTGCAGTAACCATCCCCGCCATCCAGCCACCACTTCCCGAGAAGAAACGGCTTTCGTCCACACCGGGATCTTTAAATGGACACAACTCTCTGCTCAGGGCCTCCTCAGCTTCTTCCCCCACGCACCACGTTACCTTCTCCACTTCTGTGGGAGAGCAGAGATGGGGATCTTCACAACACAGCTGTAGGGAGGAGGCAGACATCAGGGTCAATGCTAAGTTTGTCCAGGACAGCTCCAAGTTCTGGTACAAACCAGGCATCTCCAGAGACCAAG CCATAGCTGTTTTGAAGGACAAGCAACCAGGAACTTTCCTCATCAGAGACAGTAACTCATTCCAGGGGGCTTATGGCTTGGCCCTCAAGGTGGCCACCCCTCCTGCTAATGCCAACGTCACTGGCAGCAAAG gGGACCCTCTGGAACAGCTAGTTAGACACTTCCTCGTCGAGACAGGGCCACGGGGAGTAAAGATCAAGGGCTGTCAGAACGAGTCCTACTTCG gGAGTTTATCTGCCCTGGTGTACCAGCATTCAATCACTCCCATCTCTTTGCCATGTGCCCTTCGCATCCCAGAAAAAG ATCTGGTAGGGGAGCTGCAGGAGATGCAGAGTGCAACCAACACCAGCACAGCAGCTGACCTCCTCAAACAAGGAGCAG CTTGCAACGTGCTCTACCTGAACTCTGTGGAAACTGAGTCGTTGACGGGCCCTGAGGCGATCTCAAAGTCAACCAAGTGTACTTTGGCCTTGAGTCCACGTCCAGTAGCAACAGTGGTCCACTTCAAAGTGTCTGCTCAGGGCATCACTCTAACCGACAGCAAAAGAAG GTTATTTTTCAGGAGACACTACCCAATCAACAGTGTGACTTTCAGCAGTCTCAACCCCCAAGACCAGAG GTGGACTAATTCTGATAGCACGTCAAGCAA GATGTTTGGCTTTGTTGCGAGGAGGACAGGCAGCGCTACAGAGAACGTGTGTCACCTGTTTGCAGAGATGGACCCTGAACAGCCAGCTGTGGCCATTGTCAACTTTATCAACAAAGTCATGCTGGGACCACAGTTACGCAGATGA
- the LOC117943697 gene encoding tensin-2-like isoform X2, with protein MGCIHSTSNGRVKTQRRDPDAGGILIKADPEVHPGILQLAELAKAGSHTFTEKSFKRKRVCDVCKQNIDNPGAFCKECKVAVHKTCEAKVTPTCTSTSDLHGSTKSTPQKKRGSIQRSKSVEQVMEHVMDRHYDFDLTYITERIISVFFPPDLEEQRYRSNLQEVASMMKSKHQDKFMLLNLSEKRHDITRLNPKVQDYGWPDVHAPPLDRICAVCKAMETWLTSDPHNVVVLHCKGNKGKTGVIVAAYMHYSKISAGADQALTTLAMRKFCEDKVSSSLQPSQNRYIYYFGGLLSGTIKMNSSPLFLHQILIPSLPNFQAGGGFYPFLKIYQSLQLVYTSGLYDPQSSRARKLCVTMEPALLLKGDIMVKCYHRRCRAAEREVVFRVQFHTCTVHGAQLWFGKTELDLACSDDRFPPDATVEFIFSNGPEKMKGREYRKNDASIKVNYNTSDPVVRWDSYENFNLHHQDSIENICHTRGPLDGSLYAQVRKRRGPGSTASAASPNGCVTSSPTVKPQTPSQTQSLAYTSDSSRSSVPFDRLEDASPSINRPEKGNTDFPIRREDEEDEAKEKRRGKEKDRETAILDDGDPQSPLGLRREHSFCGRAGPTCGDSGWERERKPCLSDVHCLGRCNSIKKNPKSQTLPTLPCKSVSPPPHSTHMELCHRHSAHPLPELPWERPPPAPPLPCLIRPCYPYSTTEHNHPHSHTLPALNRLCTGEGCHLLHYSSHNPASHLSHQSLPSSPYREMFFSSPTPSSGCHCREFSSRREHQSASVRAFHPLHPDQSENCWSQRAGVQRTREVPPLLESENPWEVAREAEFWQCKSAMPAFHVCHPLDQSPNLEPRYAIGPHQGYPSPQSLMDVRDGASSGYHTPLQPRHSCPCSPYQSSPAESHESRGYASGYHSGSASPLPASSPSPGRGRLPETPSGSRDQQHAEHRKEAKADLEDDKSQGSEGKSDSNGQLSTPGLDSDPDYTIIGNSSPTHTEDSVTADSHSQSQETSTHLESSSNSSKAITPVPREAESQSSNISINSPQPSSEQSLSSDGTLGAAKITRGAEGSNQLQTSNYATVIITPVQVQLNGSALPSDTTSDSSRGVSLNPSVSLSSSPSTTSPNSPIGSPDLQSYPQRSTSATDIAVQRLSPERDSSADTKPPSPVPEGYHTPTFPLASYYYPLLNIPHIPYTGYTAVTIPAIQPPLPEKKRLSSTPGSLNGHNSLLRASSASSPTHHVTFSTSVGEQRWGSSQHSCREEADIRVNAKFVQDSSKFWYKPGISRDQAIAVLKDKQPGTFLIRDSNSFQGAYGLALKVATPPANANVTGSKGDPLEQLVRHFLVETGPRGVKIKGCQNESYFGSLSALVYQHSITPISLPCALRIPEKDLVGELQEMQSATNTSTAADLLKQGAACNVLYLNSVETESLTGPEAISKSTKCTLALSPRPVATVVHFKVSAQGITLTDSKRRLFFRRHYPINSVTFSSLNPQDQRWTNSDSTSSKMFGFVARRTGSATENVCHLFAEMDPEQPAVAIVNFINKVMLGPQLRR; from the exons GTGACTCCCACCTGTACCTCAACATCAGACCTG CACGGCTCCACTAAATCtacaccacagaagaagagaggcTCCATACAGAG GAGTAAAAGTGTGGAACAAGTGATGGAGCATGTGATGGATCGTCACTATGACTTTGACCTCACCTACATCACGGAGAGGATCATCTCTGTCTTCTTCCCGCCGGACCTGGAGGAGCAGCGGTACCGCAGTAACTTACAGGAAGTGGCCTCCATGATGAAATCTAAGCACCaagacaagttcatg TTACTGAATTTATCAGAGAAGAGACATGACATCACCAGACTTAACCCAAAG GTGCAGGACTACGGCTGGCCTGATGTTCACGCCCCACCTTTGGACAGGATTTGTGCTGTTTGTAAAGCCATGGAGACCTGGCTGACCTCTGATCCCCACAATGTGGTGGTCCTGCACTGCAAG GGAAACAAAGGGAAGACGGGGGTCATTGTGGCAGCCTACATGCACTACAGCAAGATATCAGCTGG AGCGGACCAGGCTCTTACCACTCTAGCTATGAGAAAGTTCTGTGAAGACAAAGTCTCCTCTTCCCTACAGCCCTCTCAGAACAG GTACATCTACTACTTTGGTGGGTTGCTGTCAGGTACCATCAAAATGAACAGCAGTCCTCTGTTCCTCCACCAGATCCTAATTCCATCACTACCAAACTTCCAGGCGGGAGGAG GTTTCTATCCATTCCTAAAAATCTACCAATCTCTACAGCTTGTCTACACTTCAGGCCTCTA tgatCCCCAGAGCTCAAGGGCAAGGAAGCTGTGTGTGACTATGGAGCCAGCACTATTATTAAAGGGAGATATTATG GTGAAATGCTACCACCGGCGGTGTCGAGCCGCAGAGAGGGAGGTGGTGTTCAGAGTTCAGTTTCACACCTGCACTGTCCACGGAGCCCAGCTATGGTTTGGCAAGACTGAACTGGACTTGGCCTGCTCAG ATGACAGGTTCCCTCCAGATGCTACAGTCGAGTTTATCTTCTCTAATGGgccagagaaaatgaaag GTCGAGAATACCGCAAGAATGATGCCTCCATCAAAGTGAACTACAACACCTCAGACCCTGTGGTCAGATGGGATTCTTATGAGAACTTTAACCTGCACCACCAAGACAGCATTGAAA ATATCTGTCATACAAGGGGCCCTCTGGACGGCAGCCTCTACGCCCAGGTGAGGAAGCGCCGTGGGCCGGGCTCGACGGCCTCAGCAGCGTCACCCAACGGATGTGTCACTAGCAGCCCAACAGTCAAGCCTCAAACTCCCAGCCAGACCCAGTCACTCGCCTACACATCTGACTCTAGCCGCTCCTCAGTCCCCTTTGACCGCCTAGAAGATGCCTCTCCGTCCATAAACCGCCcagaaaaaggaaacactgacTTTCCAATAAGGAGAGAAGACGAGGAAGATGAAGccaaggaaaaaagaagagggaaagagaaggatAGAGAGACAGCAATTTTAGATGACGGAGATCCGCAAAGTCCTTTGGGTTTGAGGCGAGAGCACTCGTTTTGCGGTCGAGCAGGCCCAACGTGTGGTGACAGCGGATGGGAGAGGGAACGAAAGCCCTGCCTCTCTGATGTCCATTGTCTTGGCCGTTGCAACAGCATTAAAAAGAATCCAAAAAGCCAAACTCTGCCGACCTTACCATGCAAATCTGTGTCCCCGCCTCCTCATTCAACTCATATGGAACTCTGCCACCGACATAGTGCCCATCCTTTACCTGAGCTACCATGGGAACGTCCACCCCCGGCCCCACCCCTGCCCTGTCTCATCAGGCCTTGCTACCCTTATTCCACAACTGAACACAACCACCCACACAGCCACACCCTCCCAGCCCTAAACAGACTCTGCACTGGGGAAGGATGTCACCTCCTCCATTATTCTAGTCACAATCCGGCCTCTCATCTCTCCCATCAATCACTGCCTTCAAGCCCTTACAGGGAAATGTTCTTCAGCTCTCCAACACCGTCCTCTGGTTGCCACTGTCGGGAATTCTCCAGCAGGCGAGAGCACCAATCagcctcagttagagcattccACCCATTGCACCCCGACCAATCAGAAAATTGCTGGTCCCAAAGAGCAGGGGTCCAACGAACAAGAGAGGTGCCTCCACTATTAGAAAGTGAAAATCCGTGGGAGGTGGCGAGAGAGGCCGAGTTCTGGCAATGCAAATCAGCCATGCCGGCATTTCATGTTTGCCACCCTTTGGATCAGAGTCCAAACCTGGAGCCTAGATATGCCATTGGACCTCATCAGGGATACCCCAGCCCCCAGTCTCTGATGGATGTGCGGGATGGAGCCAGCAGTGGTTACCACACCCCTCTACAGCCCCGTCACTCCTGTCCCTGCTCTCCTTATCAATCATCCCCGGCCGAGAGCCATGAGAGCAGGGGTTACGCCTCAGGGTACCACTCTGGATCAGCCTCGCCTCTTCCTGCTAGTAGCCCCTCTCCTGGGAGAGGCAGGCTGCCCGAGACTCCCTCTGGATCTCGAGACCAGCAGCATGCTGAACATCGCAAAG AGGCCAAGGCTGATTTGGAAGATGACAAATCCCAGGGTTCAGAGGGTAAATCGGACTCTAATGGACAGTTAAGTACCCCTGGGCTGGACTCTGATCCTGACTACACAATCATTGGAAACAgcagccccacacacacagaagacag TGTAACTGCTGACAGTCATTCTCAAAGCCAAGAAACCTCTACACATCTGGAGTCCAGCTCAAATAGCAGCAAAGCCATCACACCAGTACCAAGAGAAGCAGAATCCCAAAGTTCCAACATATCCATAAATTCCCCACAACCATCAAGTGAGCAGAGTTTGAGCTCTGATGGTACGCTTGGAGCAGCCAAGATCACAAGAGGTGCAGAGGGATCTAACCAATTACAGACTTCAAACTATGCCACTGTCATTATCACCCCAGTCCAAGTCCAACTGAATGGCTCGGCCCTTCCTAGTGATACCAcatctgacagcagcagaggggTATCCTTGAACCCTTCTGTCAGTCTTAGTTCTAGTCCTTCCACCACTTCCCCAAATTCTCCTATTGGTTCCCCAGACCTTCAGTCTTACCCTCAGCGCTCTACATCAGCTACGGACATAGCGGTACAAAGACTGAGTCCGGAAAGAGACAGCTCAGCCGACACCAAACCCCCATCACCTGTGCCTGAGGGATATCATACACCAACCTTCCCCTTAGCGTCTTATTACTACCCATTACTAAACATCCCTCACATACCATACACCGGGTACACTGCAGTAACCATCCCCGCCATCCAGCCACCACTTCCCGAGAAGAAACGGCTTTCGTCCACACCGGGATCTTTAAATGGACACAACTCTCTGCTCAGGGCCTCCTCAGCTTCTTCCCCCACGCACCACGTTACCTTCTCCACTTCTGTGGGAGAGCAGAGATGGGGATCTTCACAACACAGCTGTAGGGAGGAGGCAGACATCAGGGTCAATGCTAAGTTTGTCCAGGACAGCTCCAAGTTCTGGTACAAACCAGGCATCTCCAGAGACCAAG CCATAGCTGTTTTGAAGGACAAGCAACCAGGAACTTTCCTCATCAGAGACAGTAACTCATTCCAGGGGGCTTATGGCTTGGCCCTCAAGGTGGCCACCCCTCCTGCTAATGCCAACGTCACTGGCAGCAAAG gGGACCCTCTGGAACAGCTAGTTAGACACTTCCTCGTCGAGACAGGGCCACGGGGAGTAAAGATCAAGGGCTGTCAGAACGAGTCCTACTTCG gGAGTTTATCTGCCCTGGTGTACCAGCATTCAATCACTCCCATCTCTTTGCCATGTGCCCTTCGCATCCCAGAAAAAG ATCTGGTAGGGGAGCTGCAGGAGATGCAGAGTGCAACCAACACCAGCACAGCAGCTGACCTCCTCAAACAAGGAGCAG CTTGCAACGTGCTCTACCTGAACTCTGTGGAAACTGAGTCGTTGACGGGCCCTGAGGCGATCTCAAAGTCAACCAAGTGTACTTTGGCCTTGAGTCCACGTCCAGTAGCAACAGTGGTCCACTTCAAAGTGTCTGCTCAGGGCATCACTCTAACCGACAGCAAAAGAAG GTTATTTTTCAGGAGACACTACCCAATCAACAGTGTGACTTTCAGCAGTCTCAACCCCCAAGACCAGAG GTGGACTAATTCTGATAGCACGTCAAGCAA GATGTTTGGCTTTGTTGCGAGGAGGACAGGCAGCGCTACAGAGAACGTGTGTCACCTGTTTGCAGAGATGGACCCTGAACAGCCAGCTGTGGCCATTGTCAACTTTATCAACAAAGTCATGCTGGGACCACAGTTACGCAGATGA